A genomic region of Papaver somniferum cultivar HN1 chromosome 7, ASM357369v1, whole genome shotgun sequence contains the following coding sequences:
- the LOC113293150 gene encoding protein ABIL2-like: MKTTTMSSSTSSTISIPTQSSNYEDEMFMNKNLLLSDSVKDLRNLRSQLYSAAEYFEAAYPNDKQKPILVSNLKDYTIKALVNTVDHLGSLTNRVNLLVDEKVDEVSATQLRVSCIEQRLRTCQAYIDHEGFAQQSLAIATPKHHKRYILPVGESVFSAGHTISAYQGSGLGDEDNWDKLKNAVRTTFRNAPPSSLGNVYTPITTKPTHQGQAQEDEENWKKLNNSVQVAVKNAEPSLVRSTRSPSPTSKTPQPPGHNHEKLNNVVRGTLKTQPSSIGKGRSPSPTLLSMQHGLFSFRDKQKVSDKEPDSPRSKFPLLRSGSTSARSSPKILSRSTTPIPGRSMTPILSRSTTTKIPSGNTSKRYPADPPKSFITRAYADTDNQKASADKDNHRYIEQHQSKSKRILKNLLSRRKSKKADLYTFLDEY; the protein is encoded by the exons ATGAAGACTACTACCATGTCTTCATCTACTTCTTCGACGATATCGATTCCTACGCAATCATCAAACTATGAAGATGAAATGTTTATGAACAAGAATTTGCTTCTCTCGGATAGTGTCAAG GACTTGAGAAATTTGAGATCACAATTGTACTCAGCGGCCGAGTATTTTGAAGCAGCTTATCCTAATGACAAACAGAAACCAAT ATTGGTCAGCAACTTGAAAGATTATACTATTAAAGCTCTTGTTAATACCGTCGATCATTTGGGCTCATTAACAAATAGAGTGAACCTTCTTGTTGATGAGAAAGTTGATGAAGTTTCGGCGACACAATTACGAGTCTCTTGCATTGAGCAG AGATTAAGAACATGTCAAGCGTACATTGATCATGAGGGATTTGCTCAGCAGTCCTTAGCGATAGCGACTCCAAAGCATCATAAGCGGTATATCTTGCCAG TTGGGGAATCTGTTTTCTCTGCTGGGCATACTATATCAGCTTATCAAGGGAGTGGCTTAGGAGATGAAGATAATTGGGATAAGCTGAAGAATG CTGTTCGAACGACATTCAGAAATGCTCCACCATCTTCACTTGG AAATGTGTATACTCCTATCACCACTAAACCGACACATCAAGGACAGgcacaagaagatgaagaaaattggAAAAAGTTGAACAACT ctGTTCAAGTTGCAGTAAAAAATGCCGAACCTTCTTTAGTCAG AAGTACACGTTCTCCATCACCTACAAGTAAAACACCACAACCTCCAGGGCACAATCATGAAAAACTGAATAATG TTGTTCGAGGGACACTCAAAACCCAACCATCTTCGATCGG AAAAGGACGTTCACCGTCTCCTACATTGCTTTCTATGCAACACGGTCTGTTTTCTTTCAGAG ATAAGCAAAAAGTGTCTGATAAAGAACCAGACTCACCTCGCTCTAAATTTCCACTCTTACGTTCTGGATCTACCTCCGCTAGATCGAGCCCAAAGATTTTGAGTAGATCTACAACTCCTATCCCGGGTAGATCGATGACTCCTATCCTGAGTAGATCAACAACTACTAAAATCCCTTCTGGTAATACAAGCAAACGG TATCCTGCGGACCCTCCGAAGTCATTTATAACACGTGCCTATGCTGATACGGACAATCAAAAAGCCAGTGCTGATAAGGACAACCACAGATATATTGAGCAGCATCAAAGTAAAAGCAAGCGCATACTCAAAAACTTGCTCAGTCGACGCAAGTCAAAGAAGGCCGATTTGTATACCTTCTTGGATGAATATTAA
- the LOC113299026 gene encoding uncharacterized protein LOC113299026 isoform X2 — MMAAAETRAAWQRTANRCMVQEDAKRAPKLGCCSSSSESHADAGSGDTSNGSDHSNAGFMHLNWNLSNSNLPPDTKWWLQLQPNYGNQKDFAGEQLSSLDELESSRTEEVNTTKYIGDPPIIEENKRHIDPHWRVSTTCMKNDAEAKNQELKAVNSNSTQKSLKRKDAGDFWYKDDELVDLDSIDQLILKQNFDFETPWIEGGKSEPWWRTVDKDELASLVALKSTEHIENCDLPPPQSTKVRRGPFSGLENFDHGGIFSSSLDLKGSKTVRNGSPTCGFGGKGHSLYNSEKSFSSTNSNSNTSKDSAELHRTSESEPSKAELLEALRHSQTRAREAEKAAQQAYHEKEDIVKLFFKQASHLFAYKQWLQLLQLENICLQLKNKDQPIFPMDLPWMPSIGRQGKKDKQRPKKGKRNPLKYIGRYAFAFAVGLGLAGAGLLLGWTMGWLLPIF, encoded by the exons ATGATGGCGGCAGCAGAAACTAGGGCAGCATGGCAGCGCACAGCTAATCGTTGCATGGTCCAAGAAGATGCTAAGAGAGCACCAAAACTAggttgctgctcttcttcttctgAGTCACATGCTGATGCGGGGTCTGGTGACACATCAAATGGTTCGGATCATTCTAATGCTGGTTTTATGCATCTGAACTGGAACTTGTCGAATTCAAATCTTCCTCCTGATACAAAATGGTGGCTGCAGCTACAACCCAACTATGGGAACCAAAAGGATTTCGCCGGTGAACAGCTAAGTTCCTTAGATGAGCTCGAGTCTTCAAGAACTGAGGAGGTGAACACCACCAAATATATAGGAGATCCCCCTATAATCGAAGAAAATAAGAGACACATAGATCCACACTGGAGGGTATCTACGACTTGCATGAAAAATGATGCAGAAGCTAAAAATCAAGAGCTTAAAGCTGTAAATAGTAACAGCACACAAAAGTCTCTGAAACGTAAAGATGCTGGTGACTTCTGGTACAAGGATGATGAGTTAGTGGACTTGGACTCAATTGATCAGTTAATACTGAAACAAAATTTTGACTTTGAAACTCCTTGGATAGAAGGTGGAAAGTCTGAGCCTTGGTGGCGCACAGTGGATAAAGACGAATTGGCTTCTTTGGTTGCCCTAAAATCTACGGAGCACATCGAAAATTGCGATCTCCCTCCACCACAGAGCACGAAAGTAAGGAGAGGCCCATTTAGTGGTCTTGAAAACTTTGATCATGGTGGgatcttttcttcatctttggATCTGAAGGGAAGCAAAACTGTTCGCAATGGTAGTCCCACATGTGGCTTTGGTGGAAAAGGGCACTCACTTTACAATTCAGAGAAGTCTTTCAG TAGCACCAACAGCAATAGTAACACCAGCAAGGATTCAGCAGAATTGCATCGAACCTCTGAGAGCGAACCAAGCAAGGCAGAGTTGTTAGAGGCACTTCGTCATTCCCAAACACGGGCAAGAGAAGCTGAGAAGGCAGCCCAGCAAGCTTACCATGAGAAGGAAGACATCGTCAAGCTTTTCTTTAAACAAGCTTCACATCTCTTTGCATACAAACAATGGCTTCAACTGCTACAGTTGGAAAACATTTGCCTCCAGCTCAAGAACAAAGACCAGCCGATTTTTCCAATGGACCTTCCATGGATGCCAAGCATAGGGAGGCAAGGAAAGAAGGATAAACAAAGGCCCAAGAAGGGCAAGAGGAACCCACTGAAATACATTGGTAGATATGCTTTTGCTTTCGCTGTGGGGTTGGGTCTTGCCGGTGCAGGCTTGCTATTAGGATGGACCATGGGGTGGTTGCTACCGATATTTTAA
- the LOC113299026 gene encoding uncharacterized protein LOC113299026 isoform X1: protein MMAAAETRAAWQRTANRCMVQEDAKRAPKLGCCSSSSESHADAGSGDTSNGSDHSNAGFMHLNWNLSNSNLPPDTKWWLQLQPNYGNQKDFAGEQLSSLDELESSRTEEVNTTKYIGDPPIIEENKRHIDPHWRVSTTCMKNDAEAKNQELKAVNSNSTQKSLKRKDAGDFWYKDDELVDLDSIDQLILKQNFDFETPWIEGGKSEPWWRTVDKDELASLVALKSTEHIENCDLPPPQSTKVRRGPFSGLENFDHGGIFSSSLDLKGSKTVRNGSPTCGFGGKGHSLYNSEKSFSYSSTNSNSNTSKDSAELHRTSESEPSKAELLEALRHSQTRAREAEKAAQQAYHEKEDIVKLFFKQASHLFAYKQWLQLLQLENICLQLKNKDQPIFPMDLPWMPSIGRQGKKDKQRPKKGKRNPLKYIGRYAFAFAVGLGLAGAGLLLGWTMGWLLPIF from the exons ATGATGGCGGCAGCAGAAACTAGGGCAGCATGGCAGCGCACAGCTAATCGTTGCATGGTCCAAGAAGATGCTAAGAGAGCACCAAAACTAggttgctgctcttcttcttctgAGTCACATGCTGATGCGGGGTCTGGTGACACATCAAATGGTTCGGATCATTCTAATGCTGGTTTTATGCATCTGAACTGGAACTTGTCGAATTCAAATCTTCCTCCTGATACAAAATGGTGGCTGCAGCTACAACCCAACTATGGGAACCAAAAGGATTTCGCCGGTGAACAGCTAAGTTCCTTAGATGAGCTCGAGTCTTCAAGAACTGAGGAGGTGAACACCACCAAATATATAGGAGATCCCCCTATAATCGAAGAAAATAAGAGACACATAGATCCACACTGGAGGGTATCTACGACTTGCATGAAAAATGATGCAGAAGCTAAAAATCAAGAGCTTAAAGCTGTAAATAGTAACAGCACACAAAAGTCTCTGAAACGTAAAGATGCTGGTGACTTCTGGTACAAGGATGATGAGTTAGTGGACTTGGACTCAATTGATCAGTTAATACTGAAACAAAATTTTGACTTTGAAACTCCTTGGATAGAAGGTGGAAAGTCTGAGCCTTGGTGGCGCACAGTGGATAAAGACGAATTGGCTTCTTTGGTTGCCCTAAAATCTACGGAGCACATCGAAAATTGCGATCTCCCTCCACCACAGAGCACGAAAGTAAGGAGAGGCCCATTTAGTGGTCTTGAAAACTTTGATCATGGTGGgatcttttcttcatctttggATCTGAAGGGAAGCAAAACTGTTCGCAATGGTAGTCCCACATGTGGCTTTGGTGGAAAAGGGCACTCACTTTACAATTCAGAGAAGTCTTTCAG TTACAGTAGCACCAACAGCAATAGTAACACCAGCAAGGATTCAGCAGAATTGCATCGAACCTCTGAGAGCGAACCAAGCAAGGCAGAGTTGTTAGAGGCACTTCGTCATTCCCAAACACGGGCAAGAGAAGCTGAGAAGGCAGCCCAGCAAGCTTACCATGAGAAGGAAGACATCGTCAAGCTTTTCTTTAAACAAGCTTCACATCTCTTTGCATACAAACAATGGCTTCAACTGCTACAGTTGGAAAACATTTGCCTCCAGCTCAAGAACAAAGACCAGCCGATTTTTCCAATGGACCTTCCATGGATGCCAAGCATAGGGAGGCAAGGAAAGAAGGATAAACAAAGGCCCAAGAAGGGCAAGAGGAACCCACTGAAATACATTGGTAGATATGCTTTTGCTTTCGCTGTGGGGTTGGGTCTTGCCGGTGCAGGCTTGCTATTAGGATGGACCATGGGGTGGTTGCTACCGATATTTTAA